From the genome of Vicia villosa cultivar HV-30 ecotype Madison, WI linkage group LG2, Vvil1.0, whole genome shotgun sequence, one region includes:
- the LOC131648980 gene encoding uncharacterized protein LOC131648980, with product MPYTGEEEIPKLEDVAAALHLPRSEIRKAWVNKGEYTGLPIDFLYGQAEILINVVSMDALEKVLAFLIYGQVLFPRYDKIVDVITIKIFISNNPVPTLLGDLLHSIHHRSSKGKGCVLGCAPLLHKWFISHLPRFVIKNEEGGTWVQRIKRLSYDYIVWNQKEFEGTHLFDSCGDFPNVPLVDTTGKKKLFIRAWSTVKKVDTRALGLRNYIPSDLYFRWIYDRVVEYGLPYPFDIPVVPRVTHLVIPLVLEPYVPAPNEDLAATIAS from the exons ATGCCCTACACTGGCGAAGAAGAGATTCCTAAGTTGGAAGatgttgctgctgcattgcatttGCCTCGATCAGAAATTAGAAAGGCTTGGGTGAATAAAGGAGAATACACTGGTTTGCCTATTGACTTCTTGTATGGTCAAGCTGAAATCTTGATTAATGTTGTGAGTATGGATGCTCTTGAAAAAGTCCTCGCTTTCCTGATCTATGGGCAAGTCTTATTCCCTCGTTACGACAAAATTGTGGATGTGATTACCATTAAGATCTTCATCAGCAATAATCCCGTTCCTACCTTATTGGGTGACTTGTTGCATTCCATCCATCATCGATCATCTAAAGGAAAAGGTTGCGTTCTCGGATGTGCACCTCTTctacataagtggtttatttctcacttaccccgTTTCGTAATAAAGAACGAAGAAGGTGGGACTTGGGTTCAAAGAATCAAGAGGCTTTCGTACGATTATATCGTTTGGAaccaaaaagagtttgaaggaacccatttgtttgatagttgtggagatttcCCAAATGTACCTCTTGTTG ATACAactgggaagaagaagttgtttattAGAGCTTGGTCCACGGTAAAGAAGGTAGATACGCGAGCATTGGGACTAAGGAACTACATCCCTTCAGATCTTTATTTTAGGTGGATTTATGATCGAGTTGTTGAGTATGGTTTGCCATATCCATTTGATATCCCTGTTGTACCAAGGGTTACCCATCTGGTCATTCCTTTGGTTTTGGAGCCTTATGTTCCCGCTCCAAATGAAGACCTTGCTGCTACTATTGCTTCTTAA